The DNA window CCTACGACCATCAGTCACCACCTCTACTACAATGTCCCTCTACTACCTGGAAGTCAAATAGTTCGCCATCTATATGTCGTCTATACATATGACGGAGCTAAGATAGACATCTAGAAGATTGATCTTGATCTCATAGTAGGAGCTCCAAGGTACGTCAGAAATGACGTCATACACAGAGACACCAGGTCGCCCACCGTGGAGGAGTTCGTCCGACACCTCGCGCGCACCATGTTCGCTCGTGCGGACAAGAGTGTGTGCGGGCACCTCCACGGTATCGCACCACTACATGCCAGACCACCTGACGGGCGTCCTCAACCTCGTGAGCTCCTGCTGCCGCCGACCACCTGCCCCGACGCAGACATCGACGCAGACAATCTGGAGCTAGGATAGGACGACAAACCACCGGACATGACAACCCAAGGACGAGACAACCCAAAGATTAGACCATTACTAAAAAGAAGACACCACTGGGTCCACGGACCCTGACCCATCGGGTCAAGAACAAGTGACGCGGTAGCCGAGGCTACCGAGGAGGAAAAGCCCGGGTAAGGAGGGTAACCTCGAGGCCCGTACTCATGCCTAGCTTAGGCCAGGCTGGAAGACCAGTGATGATGATCTAGAAGattatttgattcaaataaatgtataccaGTAATTGACCCAATAGATTAAAGTGATTTCATTGTACTCAAATGTAAGGGCTGAGCTTCATAATTTCTGATATATATGCACTTATTGAcatacattcattcattcatcatcatttaTATAGAAAAGCAACCTTTTCGCACACTCTCACTTTCGTGCCTACAAGCGTTACACAGTAACAGTACTACTGATTAGATAACAATAagaatttagttaataaataaatcgtacgttaaaatcgtaattatttaaaataacgtacGTAACGTGTAATAATTTCCACACAATCATATAAAAACAGATGCTAGTAAGCTACactgttacatattttttttctagtacAGAAATTTGAGCTTGCGGTAACGTTGCGGTTTATGTGACAAAGAACTAACGTATTTCTGCTCGTTCTTGGGTTATCGTCCTATATAacctttttatgatataaataataaaaaaaatacattcataaaaGGGAAAAaagtacttatttaaataaattgtatctcAACTTTTAATTTCCGGACATAAGTTGATTTACAAAAACagaaatactttttggttttactacaacttattttttttaatttatttgacgtCACTGATCTTAGTACGACGATCATTATtactaaaattgaataataattattattttattagaatcaCTTTATCGtatcgtatattttaaatagctaAATAAACTTACTATAATTAGtacctgaataaaaaaaataaacttggaatattatattaatatcgcaaaaaatatgtatttattgtgaaTTTGAACAGATTACgtcgtttatattatttaatttcacacaCTAAACGAAATTATGTAACGTTGACATAAATTCcacttgttttttatttatgtatgtaaataagtaGGTAAGAGTAGAAAATTTTGTTGCAATTTTTTGTGATAAGAATTTAAGTGAGAGTTAATGATTATTGCATCTTCAAGACGAGCAATGGACCGTGATCTCATCAACTAAGATATTTAGAgcataacaaaattataaatagacttTATACTTTTCTATTTACGTCTtagtactataaaatattttacaaaaaaaaacatatttttcagtATCACCTTCGAACCAATCTGGTTGCCGCACTGCCCCGCCTGCAAATGCACTATTTCAcgcatttttaacaatttttactaCTAAGCacttatgtatgtttttaaaacgGTAGGGGAAATTTTCAACTATTATAAGCGTGGATTCACACGTGTGTCGATGGGAAATAgttgctatttattattataatgttcatTGAAGATTATTCAAAATTGTATTACAATAAGATATATAAgtagatataaatatgtatataattaatttgtaaaattaatcttgccatttattttatttaataaaaatagactcATCGGAtcttttatcatataaatactattgtaaatgtaaaataaattcttagcaatgtaaaatgttattctggatattaaatgtaaaaaaataaattcatcattttagtatttttgttattaaaaaaatattaatttcatcgaTTTTGCATCTGTGAGCTTTCGTAATGTCAATTGTCAAACAACAATTTTTCGTGGTCTAATTTGCcgtgaatttttattaaaataatataattataaatcatatattttaaaaataagtaacattattgtgttttcttttattctaattttattttattattgtttataagcTTACATTGACGCCATGTTGACTAAAAATCGCTTGAGGCGTATTGGCACTTAAACTATCTTAAAGCATAAATTCTATTGTTGAGTAAGTATTTTTACGGAGTTATGACGTGTATCAGTGTTTAATAAGTAAGCTGGAAACCGCGAACGGTTAAAAGTGAgtactttacatatttattcaaaCCGCAAAAAgttttacgaaaaatattttctgtaattttcaatatattcgaTGTTTAAAGTTAGCCTATGTCATAGGTAACTTCACAGCAATGAAAGAAACACCCAGTTACGTTTCGTATGGATTAATTCGCTCATAGAATGAgtatttatgacattttaaactaatatttgtgtattaaaaaaaaatgaaatactacaatttttattgtatcaaGTGTATTGTTTATCATCAAGAACATTTTGTTTACATACATTCAAAGTATTTTAGGGTGATTTTTCAATACAATTGATATTTTTGCCTTATTTCAGTGTCtagtactttttaaaatgatgaagaataatattgaatatgtcATATTAGCGCACAGCGTATACATAAATTTACTCAGTCGCATATGATGGTATTTGCTCGCTCATCTCAGTTGGAATTAGTTATATTTACTTGTTAACGAGTAGCCTTCATGTCTCCcacaaatatgtaaaaatatttattatatatgtcataTTTTAACAAAGGATAAACTATCAGCATCAAGATATATTTGTAGGTGTacaatatgtatacaataataaatataaagtgtttTCGTGTAAACACAGTTTTGGAGCTTAGAGGATGGCAATCAGAGCTTAGTTATGTATTATGtgaattatattctatatatatgttaatagtagttgaattataaatacatagtacATAAAAATGTCGGTGCTCGCCCAGATTTGAGTCTTTAAATTAGTTGGAATGTCATCATTATATTCTCTACCTCCTATTCTATTTTATTCGAGGCTTGTAGTATTCACACTAATCATGAACATTAAGTTACTTGCTTAAAATCTTAGCTATTTAAAGTGAAAAcgtcatcaaaatcagtttagCCGTTATAAAGATAAcacaacaaacagacagacagacttgtAAACAATTGTGTCTCTTGTTTGAAATTCCTGTTAACATTATACTACTTATGTTGTTTTGGTATTACAAATGaaaacttcatttttttttattatataaacagaaatttaaacaatatcataTAATCTGGTTCATAGAATTCTTTAATTATCTACTGACATACAACACAATCTTGAGctgaattaagattttttaaggCAACGGATGAGGTCTGTGCAAAGTCCATTTTTGAGGATGTCAAAGAGTATTTATGTGTATGTGCGGTATACAAGACCAGACATATGTTTCTAAATTGTAGTTAGCAACTTTAGTCTGATGGATTTGTGtcaatatctaaattattaaaaacccATTTCTCAATAGTCTTAAGAGCAAAGGAAAAATTAGCTTAGAATTGTGCCATTTATAGATTACTTTGTAGGAAATTCAACTAAACACtccaaaattcaaataatttgtaatttatttaatgcacaTAGTTAAAAACAGTCTCAGCGTAGCCCAATTTGAAGATTTGTCTTGTCGTTATGTCatgtaagttaaaaaaatattaatgagacTTCTGTTGTTTTTCTCCAGATTATAAAGATGGAGGAGCCAATGTTCCAGCAACCAAAAATGGAGGATGTGTATCCAACGAAGATAGAGGGACACTTCCTCGATGCGAAGCCCCAGGATCAATACTCCCAAGCTATGCCCGAAGATTATGCAATGCCTAAAGAAGAACTCGCTTACCCCCCTCCGAAGGTGGAGGATCAAATCATACCAAGACCCGGCCCTATGCCCAACCGCCCCCCCACGAAGTTCATTAGCGTTACCAGCTCAGCATTAACAGAGGAACAGAGGGCCATGTACGAGTCTGTTCTGTCCACTTGGAAGCCAGTCATGTTCCCGAAGCGGACCAAGCGTTACATATGCCAGAAATGCAACAAGGAGTTCAAGAATTATCAGAACCTGTATCTTCATACGACGAGAGTGCATTCCTCCGAGGAGTCAGCGGTGATCTGTGACATATGTGATAAAACGTTTAAGAATAAACACTATCTATACATGCATCGGATGAACAAACACTACTCAGATTCTGAGAAGTGCTACTGCCAGTTCTGCCTCCAGGAGTTCCGGACGAGACGAGCTCTACACATGCACGTGAAACGCATACACCCAAACACGCTGCCGGAGATAAAGTGTCCGGAGTGCGGCAAGGAGTTTGCGGTGCCCTACAAGCTGAGATACCACATGGACAACTGCCACAGGCCGGACAAGGACAAGTACAAGTGTCATATCTGCCAGAAGCTGTACAAGAGTCACCTGAATCTGAACAGACATCTCCACTTCCAGCATTCGCAAGTGGAGCGGCATCCGTGCGTGTTTTGCCCGATGACATTTAAGTCGAGACACCATATGAAGCGTCACATCCTCAACATACACCCGCCGCTCGAGTCGAAGGTCACGTGTCCGGAGTGCCTGAAGGAGTTCAAGAATGACCAGTACCTTAAAGAGCACATGCAGGTGCACACGTCGTTCGAGAAGAAGGTCAAGTGCGACCTCTGCGATAAGTTCTTCCACTCGGCGGTCCGTTTGAAGAAGCACAAGAAGATCGTGCACCCGAACAAGCCGAAGATACGCTGCGAGAAGTGCGATAAGGAGTTCGCGCATGCGCACTACCTGCGACGCCATAATAACTCGGTGCATGTCGAAGTCGACGAGAGCAACTACCAACACGAGTGCGATCAGTGCGGGAAGAAATTCAAGATCAAGAGATATCTTAACAACCATTTGCAGAGACATGAACAACAGCACTTGAAACGCATATCGCAGATGGTGAAAACTGTAATGGACGACGGGGAAGCCCCGCCGAAGACGGCGAAGAAACGGGGGAGGCCCCGGAACGCGAGAAAGGAGATCGAGTTCATAAAATGCGAGCCGGTTTCAAGTTCCGAATCCGAGTCCGGCGAAACGGAATCCGAATCAGAATAATCTTACTACCAATTTACTTAACATTTAGCTTAAAATACGAGCATTTTAAATAAGATGAATTAAGACATACCATTCTTCAGGAGGACCTCAGTTGGGGTGCTAATTGCAAGGTTATAGCAATAATACAGAAATgatcaaacaattttttttcaactagATAATGCTAGCTCATTTCTGAACGGATAAAAATTAgggcataatatttttaaatggtaattATCGATGTTTAGCTAAGTATCAGAGTTGGTGAAATGTTTCCATGGATGGATGGAATGGGATGGGAAAGGGATGGAGTTTGGAGATCGTTTCGTCGAAAGTGCAAGATGGTGATTTGAGTTTTCAGAGTCGTATATGTCATTAAGCTTGAAACTAGTTCTAATTTTGGCATATAAATGTCTTTTAAAAGTCTTAATAACAGCGACTAAGTGCTGGAATACAATTTGAaccaattttttaaaatgtctcattaattaacgtttattttttctGATGGCATTATTATTCTGCGATAATGACGACCGGCGTGGTCGTAGTGTGTGgtgggtttgattcccggccgaatcgatgtagattatcattagttttctatgatgttttgggtctgggtgtttgtcccatcgttacttctgaatttccacaacacaagtgctttagctacttacattgggatcagagtaatgtatgtgatgttgtgtcaTATTCTTAAAATGCATGATACAATATGATTAGATTCGTCTACGTAATGGAATTAATTTTTCACATTATGGCTGTTCCAAAAGATGAGGAATATAACAAGCTCCTAATCCACTTATTTAGGTTGTAAAAGATAATCACACGTTTAATTCTCAACCTAAAGGGTTAAAACGTAtccacatttttattcaattaatgaaGTTTTCCTGCATTTAAGGTATTTGGAAATCTTTATAATCAGCCCATATGATGTATACTATAATAaggaattatttttttcgttgtCATTAAAGCCAAGATGAATTCGtgagcttgaataatctattaTATCCTTTGTGGATTTGGAAAATTATGGCGTTTTTAATATCGACGCAGTATAGGAACTTCTGAAGTCAAATTTAAGTGGATATAAGTCGTCAAGTGGTAtagtattatgttataaatagtgACACTAGTTTTTCGGCTAGCCACTCTACAAGCATAGTACACGTCATTGTTGTCTATTGGTaatgaccacataccatcaggagGCTCATATATCTGCCCACCTTACGAcgccataaataataaatcactgAACGAACATCAGTTAAAGAACGATCATATCATTTCGTATTTTTCCAATGTAATACAAACAAGCATTGgcgtaatattcattattatagaaTACTTTAAAACTATAAAGGATCGTTTTACTATGAGTATTCGggatatgatttttatataacagcTATTTCGTATagcttgtaaatatattttaacttaattatacGAAGCGTTTGCACGAATTTTGAATTGAAtcgaattgattaaaataaatattgatgtccGACAGTTTTCAATCCAATGAGCTgtaaaatacaatgaaatatactttaacttatatgttataaataaggCTTGTGCGTGATATGGTTTTAAACAAGTATAATGTTATCAGAAAATTTAAACGTTTCGTCGCCGAGAGGATACGTGCTTTGACAATTCGAACTGTCAGATCTGACAGTTGAGCTTGTCAAAATGACAGAAGTAAATATTTGACATATCTGTCATAGTTAAAGTAACATTCATCGCGAAAATTTGGATATGATTCGTAAGAAGGGTCGTCGATGATTGATCTCTTGATGACGCATTCTCTCCGCGATCGTATCTTAtctgtgtatttttgttttaaatgcatCCGCATATATGCATTTAAATTTTAGGGTGCATATGGTTTTAGAAAGGAACTATCTCtgttaataaaaagataattaaatatcatttaactAATGTGTCAAGTGACATTGTCGTTTGTGTCACGTGGTCACTGTAACggtcataattattatgtatgtgatcgcgttttattaatttgtaaataggttctatatataatattaatctgtTAGATTATGTTATTTGTAAAGATAATTTGGTATATAACAAAATCATAGGTATGTTTGGTTTATTATAAGCGATACAATCTTAACaattaatgtgtttataaacgtgttgtatattattagttttggtATAATTATGTCCTTATTTGAGTTAATTAAGGGGGGTTTAATTAAGCTCTGAGGTAGTTCCGAGTTgaatgttttttaatctgtaaataatttacttaaaaattgtctatttgtaaagatatatttcattttaaaacaaatctttATCATAagatagattattataaatttttcctATTATGCActaattatttactttgttattacaaataaatggtttaacataatttttttatgttcttttctggatgtttattcatttttttattattaaaataaaaaaaaaacaaaatatgctatattcaaataggcttttacaagcactttaaaatcatttattaactatattaagAGAAGCTAACACTGGTTTGGAATGTacattctacggagaagaaccggtaagaaagtCAGTAGGTATTccttcaacatattttttgttgataatCGTACCACTTTTCTGAATAGTAATAATatctattcaaatcaaatcaaaataaactttattcaagtgggcttttacaagcacttttgaatcgtcattttacaattaagtgaagctaccaccggttcggaaagtagattctaccgagaagaaccggcaagcaactcagtagttactcttttttaacatttaaaacatacagtccttagttaaatacaattatatatgtatgtaatatatcctgcctggaagtcaacaggtattaattcaacgcttttttatcatctataaaatcttgtatcgaataatatgcttttttaccaatatattttttacacacaatttgaatttacaaaacggcaaagttaaaaatattaaaaatatgcatcTACGTTACAATagctgtatatttatttgtaaagtaagCTAGGAAAATTACAATAATGAAAATGGTTTAACTGCAGTGAATAATTTCGTGGAGATgtacagagtaagaaaaccttcgtcagttttcaaattcattcctttatcaagtcttaaactggtagtaccttttgaatctaaacgccAAATCAtggcgacgcaatatgtcattctcgatcggtaaagcagattaccgctcatactgagcacacgaaaatagatcttaaggtgacgaaccctttcttaccccgactgtacaaatcaaataattttactcatctcttgaatttaaatcaaatctaaatagTCTTTATCGATTAGGTATGTAGAAGCACAATATTGAATTAAGTATAAAGCTATAACTGGTCCGAAGTGTAAATCGAAGCGACGTGCTACGttacaaatttactttaatttgtgCTTGAACAATCTTGTTACTTCTGTGTcacttaattgtattttttttttaatgtttgaagTTCTTGAAACTTATACAGTTGTTAAAAATTATGAGTGTCAATATTTGAATTGCGCGGGAACAGAGTGACATTAAATGCACGATGGAGTTGCTGGCTTGACCATCAGTGAATTATCAAgtcattttaaatagatagcTTCTCACATTCGATCAACAGTaccactaataataataatgattgacgatcaagctcttttcTGTCTGCTTTATCTTTTGGCGTTCTATTAATCCTGGGTACTGAATTTCGCCTCGGAGATCTCgtcaaactcaaactccaataactatattcaatatagaagcattacactttcttattgatggtcaattgaaacacccagacctgagaagaaccggcgaaagaaactcagcgggttttttttgtttgtctcatatattatctaaataaacaatttaatatgagatgtcAAAATTCCAAGTTTCACTCGCAACACCCAGAAGTCTGAAAACCCACAACAGcaagatttttaaaacatctatCTCGTGCAACAAATTGCATAGACTGGCTACAATCAAATAGAAAATAACGATgttaattcttaataatttcaAGGTAAACTATACCTTATTCCTTAGCGATAAAGGCGCAACttggattatattaaaaatcactTAAGACCTTACACCATAAATGATAGAAAGTATGAACGcgcccgtaaacgtcaaacatggcggCCCGTTGAACTGTCACTTCGTTGAATTTCACGGATTTGACGGAAAATTATCTCGATTGGACGactaggctatttgacaatgcgaaaaat is part of the Vanessa cardui chromosome 30, ilVanCard2.1, whole genome shotgun sequence genome and encodes:
- the LOC124542190 gene encoding zinc finger protein 729-like — translated: MEEPMFQQPKMEDVYPTKIEGHFLDAKPQDQYSQAMPEDYAMPKEELAYPPPKVEDQIIPRPGPMPNRPPTKFISVTSSALTEEQRAMYESVLSTWKPVMFPKRTKRYICQKCNKEFKNYQNLYLHTTRVHSSEESAVICDICDKTFKNKHYLYMHRMNKHYSDSEKCYCQFCLQEFRTRRALHMHVKRIHPNTLPEIKCPECGKEFAVPYKLRYHMDNCHRPDKDKYKCHICQKLYKSHLNLNRHLHFQHSQVERHPCVFCPMTFKSRHHMKRHILNIHPPLESKVTCPECLKEFKNDQYLKEHMQVHTSFEKKVKCDLCDKFFHSAVRLKKHKKIVHPNKPKIRCEKCDKEFAHAHYLRRHNNSVHVEVDESNYQHECDQCGKKFKIKRYLNNHLQRHEQQHLKRISQMVKTVMDDGEAPPKTAKKRGRPRNARKEIEFIKCEPVSSSESESGETESESE